A window of the Ipomoea triloba cultivar NCNSP0323 chromosome 14, ASM357664v1 genome harbors these coding sequences:
- the LOC116005357 gene encoding uncharacterized protein LOC116005357 encodes MYKYAIAATVGALGWAYLALIKPPSPKVCGSPGGPPVISPRVKLSDGRHLAYRERGVPKETARYKIIIVHGFDNSKDLELPLSQDLIEELQIYLLSYDRAGYGESDPYPGRSVKSEAFDIQELADKLQVGPKFYVIGMSMGAYIIYSCLKYIPHRLAGASLVVPFVHYWWPRFPAKISNEALQKHLIHDQRTFKMAHYAPWLFYWWMTQKWFPSLSALQGNMAIFCPQDLETIKQLMEGPPNDNQERLRQQGVYESLYRDIMVGYAKWEFSPLDLTNPFPNNEGSVHIWQGQEDKIIPAVVNRYISEQLPWIQYHEVPDGGHLIIFNASVCETIFRKLVGA; translated from the exons ATGTATAAATATGCAATTGCAGCAACAGTTGGTGCTCTGGGCTGGGCTTATCTGGCACTGATAAAGCCCCCCTCTCCAAAAGTTTGTGGCTCACCAGGTGGTCCTCCTGTGATTTCGCCAAGGGTCAAACTCAGTGATGGGAGACATCTGGCCTATAGAGAGAGAGGCGTGCCCAAAGAAACGGCCAGATACAAGATCATCATTGTCCATGGCTTTGATAACTCTAAAGATTTGGAGTTGCCTCTCTCTCAA GACCTCATTGAAGAGCTCCAAATATATCTCTTGTCATATGATCGAGCAGGATATGGAGAGAGTGATCCATATCCAGGGCGGAGCGTAAAGAGCGAAGCATTTGATATTCAGGAACTGGCTGACAAGTTGCAAGTAGGACCTAAGTTTTATGTGATTGGCATGTCAATGGGAGCATATATCATTTACAGTTGCCTAAAGTACATACCGCACAG GTTGGCTGGAGCTTCACTTGTAGTTCCGTTTGTCCACTACTGGTGGCCTCGTTTTCCTGCTAAAATATCAAATGAAGCCCTGCAGAAACACCTCATACATGACCAACGGACATTCAAAATGGCTCATTATGCTCCATGGCTGTTCTATTGGTGGATGACTCAAAAATGGTTTCCTTCTTTAAGTGCTCTGCAAGGGAACATGGCTATTTTCTGCCCCCAAGATCTGGAAACCATAAAGCAGCTAATGGAAGGCCCCCCTAATGACAATcag GAAAGACTAAGGCAACAGGGTGTTTATGAATCACTATACCGAGACATAATGGTTGGTTATGCAAAATGGGAATTCAGTCCATTGGATTTAACCAATCCATTTCCCAACAATGAGGGCTCTGTGCACATTTGGCAAGGTCAGGAAGATAAAATCATCCCGGCTGTAGTGAATCGCTATATATCTGAGCAACTCCCGTGGATTCAGTACCACGAGGTTCCAGACGGAGGGCATTTGATTATTTTCAACGCGAGTGTATGCGAAACCATCTTCAGGAAATTAGTAGGTGCATGA